From one Erythrobacter sp. HKB08 genomic stretch:
- a CDS encoding CAP family protein, translated as MGRVAKILIAAGVVAGIGFTAGQGALAERGMHPFDRELLETHNEARKQFGSKPLRWNEELADQAYDYAKVLAQRGRMEHSPNSARRGVGENLWQGTERVFSGRQMVQMFVDEQRYFRPGKFPNVSSTGQWKDVGHYTQVVWPWTEEVGCAVAGNGRDDFLVCRYRPTGNIVGWPVGQ; from the coding sequence ATGGGACGGGTCGCAAAGATTCTCATCGCCGCCGGCGTTGTCGCCGGAATTGGTTTCACTGCCGGGCAGGGCGCGCTCGCTGAACGCGGGATGCACCCTTTCGATCGCGAACTGCTCGAGACGCATAACGAAGCGCGAAAGCAATTCGGGTCCAAACCGCTGCGCTGGAACGAAGAACTCGCCGACCAGGCATATGACTATGCCAAGGTGCTCGCCCAGCGCGGGCGGATGGAGCATTCTCCCAATTCCGCGCGCCGTGGTGTGGGCGAGAACCTGTGGCAAGGAACCGAGCGGGTCTTCTCTGGCCGGCAGATGGTCCAGATGTTCGTCGACGAGCAGCGCTATTTCCGGCCCGGCAAGTTTCCGAATGTCTCCTCGACCGGGCAGTGGAAGGATGTCGGGCATTACACCCAGGTCGTCTGGCCGTGGACCGAGGAAGTAGGCTGCGCGGTCGCCGGTAACGGGCGCGACGATTTTCTCGTCTGCCGCTACCGTCCTACCGGCAATATCGTGGGCTGGCCCGTCGGACAGTAA
- the gshB gene encoding glutathione synthase, translated as MSLRVAVQMDPIETINIAGDSSFALMLSAQERGHEVWHYDVQSLGYETGEGVGAKMTCHAAPLRVQRVEGDHFQWKGECRRIDLAQDIDVVLMRQDPPFHLGYISSALLLDRLKGQTLVINDPREVVNAPEKMFVLDYARFMPPTLVTRKLSDVREFMERHGACVVKPLHGNGGKAIFKIDAEGTNLSALFEVFNQTWPEPHMVQPFLPEVSQGDKRIVLIDGEFAGAINRKPGEGEFRSNLAQGGYAEATGLTEREEEICAAMGPELKKRGLVFVGIDVIGGKWLTEINVTSPTGIVAIDKFNGTDTPGRIWDAIEARL; from the coding sequence ATGAGCCTTCGCGTCGCCGTCCAGATGGACCCGATCGAAACGATCAATATCGCCGGGGATTCCTCGTTTGCGCTCATGCTGAGTGCGCAGGAACGCGGGCACGAGGTCTGGCACTACGACGTGCAGTCCCTCGGCTATGAAACCGGCGAGGGGGTCGGGGCAAAGATGACCTGTCATGCTGCGCCGCTGCGGGTCCAGCGGGTCGAGGGTGACCACTTCCAATGGAAGGGGGAGTGTCGCCGGATCGACCTGGCGCAGGATATCGATGTCGTCCTGATGCGGCAGGACCCGCCGTTCCATCTCGGCTACATCAGCTCGGCCCTGCTGCTCGATCGCCTCAAAGGCCAGACTCTGGTGATTAACGATCCGCGCGAGGTGGTGAACGCGCCGGAAAAGATGTTCGTGCTCGACTATGCGCGCTTCATGCCGCCCACGCTTGTCACTCGGAAGCTTTCAGACGTGCGCGAGTTCATGGAGCGGCACGGCGCCTGCGTCGTCAAACCGCTGCACGGCAATGGCGGCAAGGCGATCTTCAAGATCGACGCCGAGGGCACCAATCTTTCGGCGCTGTTCGAGGTCTTCAACCAGACCTGGCCCGAGCCGCACATGGTTCAGCCGTTTCTTCCCGAGGTTTCGCAAGGCGACAAGCGCATCGTCCTGATCGACGGCGAGTTTGCCGGCGCGATCAACCGCAAACCGGGCGAGGGAGAGTTCCGCTCGAATCTTGCGCAGGGCGGCTATGCCGAAGCGACCGGCCTGACCGAGCGCGAGGAGGAAATCTGCGCTGCTATGGGCCCCGAGCTAAAGAAGCGGGGCCTCGTCTTCGTCGGGATCGACGTGATCGGCGGCAAGTGGCTGACCGAGATCAACGTCACCAGCCCGACCGGGATCGTCGCTATCGACAAGTTCAACGGCACCGACACGCCGGGCCGCATCTGGGACGCTATCGAGGCGCGGCTCTAG
- the parE gene encoding DNA topoisomerase IV subunit B: MSDDLFEDTPASSGDYDSSSIEVLEGLEPVRRRPGMYIGGTDDRALHHLAAEVLDNAMDEAVAGHATRIEVSLEEGNRLSIADNGRGIPVDEHPKFPGKSTLEVILSTLHSGGKFSGKAYATSGGLHGVGVSVVNALSEHTRVEVARDKQLYAQEFSKGQTLGPIEKLGATPNRRGTTVSFKPDPEIFGERQFSPKRLFKLARSKAYLFAGVEIRWKCAESLASEEVPAEAVFKFPGGLADHLAEQIGERECVTSQPFTGTQEFPDEQGRVEWAIAWPLYSDGSTSWYCNTVPTPDGGTHEQGVRAALTKGLRAFGELTNTKKAKDISADDVMTGAEVMLSVFIRDPQFQSQTKDRLTSPEAARLVENAVRDHFDHFLTDNMERGKALLGQVMERMDERLRRKQEREIKRKTATNAKKLRLPGKLTDCSGEGDGETELFIVEGDSAGGSAKQARNRKTQAILPIRGKILNVASATADKIRANQEIADLSLAMGCGTRKDCDPENLRYDRIIIMTDADVDGAHIATLLMTFFFQEMPEVVRRGHLFLAQPPLYRLTAGKESLYARDDAHRAELEATVFKGKKVEVARFKGLGEMNPAQLRETTMNPETRSLVRITLPPEFEQRAAVKELVDQLMGRNPEHRFNFIQNRAGEIDRDMIDA, translated from the coding sequence ATGTCCGACGATCTGTTTGAAGATACGCCCGCGTCGAGCGGCGACTACGACTCCTCCTCCATCGAGGTCCTCGAGGGTCTCGAGCCCGTTCGTCGGCGCCCCGGCATGTATATCGGCGGGACAGACGACCGCGCGCTGCACCACCTCGCCGCCGAAGTCCTCGACAACGCGATGGACGAAGCGGTCGCGGGCCACGCGACGCGCATCGAAGTCAGCCTCGAGGAAGGCAACCGCCTGTCGATCGCCGACAATGGTCGCGGCATCCCGGTCGACGAGCATCCCAAGTTTCCGGGCAAGTCGACGTTGGAGGTCATTCTCTCGACGCTCCACTCGGGCGGAAAGTTCTCGGGCAAGGCCTATGCCACCTCGGGCGGCCTCCACGGCGTCGGCGTCAGCGTGGTCAACGCGCTTTCCGAACACACGCGCGTCGAAGTTGCTCGTGACAAGCAACTCTACGCGCAGGAATTCTCCAAGGGCCAGACGCTCGGCCCGATCGAAAAGCTCGGTGCCACGCCGAACCGCCGTGGCACAACGGTCAGCTTCAAACCCGATCCCGAGATTTTCGGCGAGCGCCAATTCAGCCCGAAGCGGCTTTTCAAGCTGGCTCGCTCCAAGGCGTATCTCTTCGCCGGCGTCGAAATCCGCTGGAAATGCGCCGAAAGCCTCGCGAGCGAGGAGGTGCCGGCGGAAGCGGTCTTCAAATTCCCGGGCGGCCTCGCCGACCATCTTGCCGAGCAGATCGGCGAGCGTGAGTGCGTCACGTCGCAGCCCTTCACCGGGACGCAGGAGTTCCCCGACGAGCAGGGCCGCGTGGAATGGGCGATCGCCTGGCCACTGTATTCGGATGGCTCGACGAGCTGGTATTGTAACACCGTGCCCACGCCCGATGGTGGCACGCACGAACAAGGTGTGCGCGCTGCGCTGACAAAGGGCCTGCGCGCATTCGGCGAACTCACGAACACGAAGAAGGCCAAGGACATCTCGGCCGACGACGTGATGACGGGCGCGGAAGTCATGCTCAGCGTCTTCATTCGCGACCCGCAGTTCCAGTCGCAGACGAAGGACCGGCTGACCTCGCCCGAAGCTGCGCGCCTTGTCGAGAATGCCGTGCGCGACCATTTCGACCATTTCCTCACCGACAATATGGAGCGCGGGAAAGCGCTGCTCGGTCAGGTCATGGAGCGCATGGACGAGCGCCTGCGCCGCAAGCAGGAACGCGAGATCAAGCGCAAGACCGCGACCAATGCGAAGAAGCTCCGCCTGCCCGGCAAGCTCACCGATTGCAGCGGCGAAGGCGACGGGGAGACGGAACTCTTCATCGTCGAAGGCGACTCGGCAGGTGGCAGCGCCAAGCAGGCGCGCAACCGCAAGACGCAGGCAATCCTCCCGATCCGCGGCAAGATCCTCAACGTAGCGAGCGCGACTGCGGACAAGATCCGCGCCAACCAGGAAATCGCCGACCTCTCGCTCGCCATGGGATGCGGCACACGCAAGGACTGCGACCCGGAGAACCTGCGCTACGACCGCATCATCATCATGACCGATGCCGACGTCGACGGCGCGCATATCGCGACACTGCTGATGACGTTCTTCTTCCAGGAAATGCCCGAGGTAGTGCGGCGCGGTCATCTCTTCCTCGCCCAGCCCCCGCTCTACCGCCTGACCGCCGGCAAGGAGAGCCTCTATGCGCGCGACGATGCACATCGTGCCGAGCTCGAGGCGACAGTGTTCAAGGGCAAGAAGGTCGAGGTCGCACGCTTCAAGGGTCTCGGCGAGATGAACCCGGCGCAGCTTCGCGAGACGACGATGAACCCGGAAACGCGCTCTCTGGTTCGCATCACCCTGCCACCCGAGTTCGAGCAGCGCGCCGCGGTCAAGGAACTGGTCGACCAGCTGATGGGGCGCAATCCCGAGCATCGATTCAATTTCATCCAGAACCGTGCAGGCGAAATCGATCGGGACATGATCGATGCCTGA
- a CDS encoding tyrosine recombinase XerC produces the protein MRREEFLEDWRAHLVNDRRRSPHTVRAYVAAAGRFLDHRDLADWGALAALEGPDIRRFLAERRSDGLSNASIARELSAIKSFVAFARQQTSGSDGTRPRIRGPRIKKGLPRPITPDDAENVAALVEGLGREDWIGARDRAVLLLLYGAGLRIAEALSLDGAAAELDDTLSVTGKGGKQRIVPILPIVREAVAEYVRLCPWPLAKDEPLFRGAKGGPLNQGMVQKAMANARKALGLPSTATPHALRHSFATHLLGAGADLRSLQELLGHASLGSTQIYTKVDSATLLDTYRNAHPRERD, from the coding sequence GTGAGACGCGAGGAGTTCCTCGAAGACTGGCGTGCGCATCTGGTGAACGACAGGCGGCGGTCCCCGCATACCGTGCGCGCCTATGTCGCGGCAGCGGGCCGGTTTCTCGATCATCGGGATCTGGCCGACTGGGGAGCGCTCGCCGCACTCGAGGGGCCGGACATCCGGCGCTTCCTCGCCGAACGGCGCTCGGACGGCCTTTCCAATGCATCGATCGCCCGAGAGCTTTCGGCGATCAAATCCTTCGTTGCGTTTGCGCGTCAGCAGACCTCGGGTTCCGATGGAACCCGGCCCCGCATCCGCGGCCCGCGAATAAAGAAGGGACTTCCTCGGCCCATTACTCCGGATGACGCCGAGAACGTCGCGGCACTGGTCGAAGGGCTCGGCCGCGAGGACTGGATCGGCGCGCGCGACCGGGCGGTCCTCCTGCTGCTCTACGGAGCAGGCCTGCGTATCGCCGAGGCGCTCTCGCTCGACGGGGCGGCAGCAGAACTGGACGACACACTTTCCGTGACCGGCAAGGGCGGAAAGCAGCGCATCGTCCCGATCCTGCCGATTGTACGAGAGGCAGTCGCGGAATACGTCCGCCTCTGCCCTTGGCCGCTGGCGAAAGATGAGCCGCTATTCAGGGGTGCCAAGGGCGGACCGCTCAATCAGGGCATGGTGCAGAAGGCGATGGCCAATGCGCGCAAGGCGCTTGGCCTGCCGTCCACCGCGACCCCGCATGCCTTGCGCCATAGCTTCGCGACGCATCTTCTGGGCGCGGGGGCCGATTTGCGCAGCCTGCAGGAACTGCTCGGCCATGCGAGCCTCGGCAGCACACAGATCTATACCAAGGTCGATAGCGCGACCCTGCTCGACACCTATCGCAATGCGCATCCGCGCGAGCGCGACTAG
- the rsmI gene encoding 16S rRNA (cytidine(1402)-2'-O)-methyltransferase encodes MTDDRSDTSLPSGLYIVATPIGNLGDITLRAVDVLKRCDVVACEDTRVTGKLLKHLGVSKPLIRYDDHSEGRSRDKLLQHMREEAVVLVSDAGTPLISDPGYRLVRDAREEGLPVTTLPGACAAIAGLTLSGLPNDRFLFAGFVPSKEKARADFLQSLSDIDATLILYETGPRLAKTLGFLAEHWPGREVAVARELTKLHEECRSGSANELREHYEASPPRGEIVLLIGPPIEESVDEADADRLLAEALETQKASQAAAEVARKTGLDRKALYARAMELRGK; translated from the coding sequence GTGACCGACGACCGATCCGATACTTCCTTGCCTTCAGGCCTCTATATCGTCGCCACGCCGATTGGCAATCTGGGCGACATCACGTTGCGTGCCGTCGACGTGTTGAAGCGCTGCGACGTGGTAGCGTGCGAAGACACGCGCGTTACCGGCAAGCTGCTCAAGCATCTTGGTGTCTCCAAGCCCTTGATCCGCTACGACGATCACAGCGAGGGGCGCTCGCGCGACAAGCTGCTCCAGCACATGCGCGAAGAGGCTGTCGTGCTGGTCAGCGATGCCGGCACGCCGCTCATTTCCGACCCGGGATACCGTCTCGTACGCGATGCCAGGGAAGAGGGGCTGCCCGTCACCACCTTGCCCGGCGCCTGTGCGGCGATTGCCGGGTTGACCTTATCCGGGCTTCCGAACGACCGGTTCCTCTTTGCGGGTTTCGTTCCGAGCAAGGAGAAAGCCAGGGCCGATTTCCTCCAGTCCCTGTCGGATATCGACGCAACGCTGATCCTCTATGAGACCGGTCCGCGCCTCGCAAAGACGCTCGGCTTTTTGGCGGAACATTGGCCGGGCCGCGAGGTCGCCGTCGCGCGGGAATTGACCAAGCTTCACGAGGAATGCCGCAGCGGATCCGCGAATGAGTTGCGCGAGCACTACGAAGCTTCCCCTCCGCGCGGCGAGATCGTGTTGCTCATCGGCCCGCCAATTGAGGAAAGTGTCGATGAGGCCGACGCCGACCGATTGCTGGCCGAGGCGCTGGAAACTCAGAAAGCATCGCAGGCCGCCGCCGAAGTCGCGCGAAAGACCGGCCTCGACCGGAAGGCGCTCTATGCCCGGGCAATGGAGCTGCGCGGCAAGTGA
- a CDS encoding MoxR family ATPase — protein MAEKRFTGTENYIATDDLKVAVDAAVTLRRPLLVKGEPGTGKTVLAHEIAKAINAPLIEWNVKSTTKAQQGLYEYDAVARLRDGQLGDERVHDISNYIKKGKLWEAFTSPELPVLLIDEIDKADIEFPNDLLQELDRMSFDVYETRERIEAKERPIVVITSNNEKELPDAFLRRCFFHYIKFPDRETMRDIIEVHYPGIQKNLVTKAMDVFYELRDVPGLKKKPSTSELLDWLKLLLNEDMPLEVLQDSNPNNAIPPLHGALLKNEQDVMLFERLAFMARRNPS, from the coding sequence ATGGCCGAGAAGCGTTTTACCGGAACCGAGAATTACATCGCCACCGACGACCTGAAAGTCGCGGTCGATGCAGCAGTGACCCTGCGCCGCCCGCTGCTCGTCAAGGGCGAACCGGGTACCGGCAAGACCGTCCTCGCCCACGAAATCGCCAAGGCGATCAATGCGCCGCTGATCGAGTGGAACGTGAAGTCGACCACCAAGGCGCAGCAGGGCCTGTACGAATACGACGCGGTTGCCCGTCTGCGCGACGGCCAGCTCGGCGACGAGCGTGTCCACGACATCTCGAACTACATCAAGAAGGGCAAGCTGTGGGAGGCCTTCACCTCGCCCGAACTGCCCGTCCTGCTGATCGACGAGATCGACAAGGCCGATATCGAGTTCCCGAACGACCTCCTGCAGGAACTCGATCGCATGAGCTTCGACGTTTACGAGACGCGTGAGCGGATCGAGGCGAAGGAACGCCCGATCGTCGTCATCACCTCGAACAACGAGAAGGAACTGCCCGACGCATTCCTGCGCCGCTGCTTCTTCCACTACATCAAGTTCCCCGATCGCGAGACGATGCGCGACATCATCGAGGTCCACTATCCGGGCATCCAGAAGAACCTCGTCACCAAGGCGATGGACGTTTTCTACGAACTGCGTGACGTGCCGGGCCTGAAGAAGAAGCCGTCGACGAGCGAATTGCTCGACTGGCTCAAGCTGCTTCTGAACGAAGATATGCCGCTGGAAGTGCTGCAGGACAGCAACCCGAACAACGCGATCCCGCCGCTGCACGGCGCCCTCCTTAAGAACGAGCAGGACGTGATGCTGTTCGAACGCCTCGCCTTTATGGCACGGCGCAACCCGAGCTAA
- the rph gene encoding ribonuclease PH, which yields MRPSGRAPDEMRAISIETGFTKHAEGSCLVSFGDTRVLCTASVERNVPPWMRGKGEGWVTGEYSMLPRSTHTRSSREAARGKQSGRTQEIQRLIGRSLRAVVDLRTLGERQITLDCDVIQADGGTRTASISGAWVALRLAVNGLLASGELKEDPIAAQVAAISCGIYQGNPVLDLDYDEDSSADADANFVLISGGQIAEVQATAEGETYDEEGLLRLLRLARIGCDRIFDAQLDAVK from the coding sequence ATGCGACCTTCCGGCCGCGCGCCTGACGAAATGCGCGCAATCTCGATCGAAACGGGCTTTACCAAGCATGCCGAGGGCTCGTGCCTCGTCAGCTTCGGCGACACGCGCGTGCTTTGCACCGCCAGCGTCGAGCGCAATGTTCCGCCGTGGATGCGCGGCAAGGGCGAAGGCTGGGTGACCGGCGAATACTCGATGCTGCCCCGCTCGACGCACACCCGCAGTTCGCGCGAAGCGGCGCGCGGCAAGCAGTCGGGCCGGACGCAGGAAATCCAGCGCCTGATCGGGCGCTCGCTTCGTGCGGTGGTCGACCTCAGGACTCTGGGCGAACGGCAGATCACGCTCGACTGCGATGTCATTCAGGCGGACGGCGGAACGCGTACGGCGTCGATTTCCGGCGCATGGGTCGCGCTGCGGCTCGCCGTCAACGGCTTGCTGGCAAGCGGCGAGCTGAAGGAAGACCCGATCGCGGCTCAGGTCGCTGCGATCAGCTGCGGCATCTACCAGGGCAACCCGGTGCTCGACCTCGACTACGACGAGGATTCGAGCGCGGATGCCGATGCGAACTTCGTCCTCATTTCGGGCGGCCAGATCGCCGAGGTGCAGGCGACCGCAGAGGGTGAAACCTATGACGAGGAAGGCCTGCTGCGCCTCCTCCGTCTCGCGCGCATCGGTTGCGACCGTATCTTCGACGCACAGTTGGATGCGGTGAAGTGA
- a CDS encoding penicillin-binding protein activator, producing the protein MKFFQQGRRVFAIAAATALLAGCQIVPKVPETSTGPVEETGPAPEPSATALPSGDQTRHRIALLVPLTGENGAVGNSIANATTMALLDTNASNLRITTYDTAQGAREAARRAIADGNKLILGPLTARNVPQVLAEARPADVPIVTYSNDASVAGPDVFVMGQIPAQSIERTVSYARQRGSRDFAAIVPDGDYGRSVEAAFQTAVVANGGRFVGAESYDRGNTSIMSAAQRLEQRGGYDTVMIADGARLAALAANELKPRGEGTTQILGTELLSGESGVTRTAALRGALFSAISDSRFKRFSDSYRDRFGDQPYRIATLGYDSVLLTLRVAREWRVGRDFPLRQLREDGGFLGLDGPFRFGRNGVIERAMEVREIRDGEVVIVSPAPTNFGD; encoded by the coding sequence ATGAAGTTCTTTCAACAGGGTCGCAGGGTTTTCGCGATTGCGGCGGCGACGGCGCTGCTTGCGGGCTGTCAGATCGTGCCCAAGGTGCCGGAAACCTCGACGGGACCGGTAGAGGAAACGGGCCCTGCCCCCGAACCGAGTGCGACTGCGCTGCCGAGCGGCGACCAGACGCGTCACCGGATTGCGCTTCTCGTTCCGCTGACGGGCGAGAACGGCGCCGTCGGTAACTCCATCGCCAATGCCACCACCATGGCCCTGCTCGACACCAATGCCAGTAACCTGCGCATCACCACCTACGATACCGCGCAGGGTGCGCGCGAAGCGGCTCGCCGCGCGATTGCCGATGGCAACAAGCTGATCCTCGGGCCGCTGACGGCCCGCAACGTGCCCCAGGTGCTCGCAGAAGCGCGTCCGGCCGATGTCCCGATCGTGACCTATTCGAACGATGCGAGCGTGGCCGGGCCTGACGTTTTCGTAATGGGTCAGATCCCTGCGCAGTCGATCGAACGCACGGTTTCCTACGCCCGCCAACGCGGCTCGCGCGATTTCGCGGCCATTGTGCCCGATGGCGACTACGGCCGCAGCGTCGAGGCAGCATTCCAGACTGCCGTTGTTGCAAATGGCGGCCGGTTCGTCGGCGCGGAAAGCTACGACCGGGGCAACACCTCGATCATGAGCGCGGCCCAGCGGCTCGAGCAGCGCGGCGGCTACGACACCGTGATGATCGCCGACGGCGCCCGTCTTGCAGCACTCGCAGCAAATGAACTGAAACCGCGCGGTGAAGGTACTACCCAGATACTTGGAACCGAGCTCCTCAGCGGCGAGAGCGGCGTGACCCGCACCGCTGCGCTGCGCGGCGCGCTGTTCAGCGCAATTTCCGACAGCCGCTTCAAGCGCTTCTCCGACAGCTACCGCGACCGGTTCGGCGATCAGCCCTATCGCATTGCGACGCTCGGCTACGACAGTGTCCTGCTGACGCTTCGCGTCGCGCGCGAGTGGCGGGTGGGCCGTGATTTCCCGCTGCGCCAGCTACGCGAAGATGGCGGCTTCCTCGGCCTCGACGGCCCGTTCCGCTTCGGTCGCAATGGCGTGATCGAGCGCGCGATGGAAGTGCGCGAAATCCGCGATGGCGAAGTGGTGATCGTCTCGCCCGCGCCGACCAACTTCGGCGACTGA
- the hemW gene encoding radical SAM family heme chaperone HemW — MARALYIHWPFCLKKCPYCDFNSHVRDRVDHELWLERMLLDMVYEHEQSPQGPLTSIFFGGGTPSLMPPQLVDALLSRAEHLWGFDEAIEITLEANPSSVEAANFDALAKAGVNRVSLGLQALDDAALKFLGRLHSVEEGLAALDVAQGAFERVSFDLIYARPDQTAEQWESELSRALSFGTRHLSLYQLTIEPNTRFATDVRLGNFVPLEDDPSADLFQLTRELTAAAGLPAYEISNHAVPGEESRHNLTYWRYQDYHGIGPGAHGRRGGFATMRHRKPENWLSGAEVSGHGMKECRTLDAAEATSEAMLMGLRLAEGIDVGDIAERFGFDAAQLVDPAKLRLFENFGLVKTSGQHIEVTYKGFGVLDALLGELVATELVLS, encoded by the coding sequence ATGGCCCGCGCGCTCTACATTCACTGGCCTTTCTGCCTCAAAAAATGCCCCTATTGCGACTTCAACAGCCATGTTCGCGACCGTGTCGACCATGAGCTGTGGCTGGAGCGCATGCTGCTGGACATGGTCTACGAACACGAACAGTCGCCACAAGGCCCGCTCACCTCGATCTTCTTTGGGGGCGGCACACCATCCTTGATGCCACCGCAACTCGTCGACGCGCTCCTCAGCCGCGCCGAGCATTTGTGGGGTTTCGACGAGGCTATAGAGATTACCCTGGAGGCGAATCCGTCCTCGGTCGAAGCGGCCAATTTCGATGCGCTTGCGAAGGCCGGTGTGAACCGGGTGTCCCTCGGCCTACAGGCGCTCGACGATGCTGCGCTAAAGTTTTTGGGGCGGTTGCACTCGGTCGAAGAAGGGCTCGCCGCGCTGGACGTCGCACAAGGAGCTTTCGAGCGGGTCTCGTTCGACCTCATCTATGCCCGCCCGGACCAGACGGCAGAGCAATGGGAGAGCGAGCTAAGCCGTGCGCTCTCGTTCGGCACCCGGCATCTCTCGCTCTACCAGCTCACGATCGAGCCGAACACGCGCTTTGCGACCGACGTGCGGCTTGGCAATTTCGTGCCGCTGGAGGACGATCCGTCGGCCGATCTTTTCCAGCTGACCCGCGAATTGACCGCTGCTGCCGGCCTTCCGGCATACGAGATCAGCAACCATGCCGTGCCCGGCGAAGAAAGCCGGCACAACCTGACCTACTGGCGATACCAGGACTATCACGGCATCGGCCCCGGCGCTCACGGGCGCCGAGGCGGGTTCGCGACCATGCGCCACCGCAAACCGGAAAACTGGTTGAGCGGTGCGGAAGTGAGCGGTCATGGCATGAAAGAGTGCCGCACGCTCGATGCTGCCGAGGCCACGTCGGAAGCCATGCTGATGGGCCTGCGCCTCGCAGAGGGTATCGACGTGGGCGATATCGCCGAACGCTTCGGGTTCGACGCAGCCCAGCTTGTCGACCCGGCAAAGCTGAGGCTTTTCGAGAACTTTGGCCTTGTGAAGACATCCGGCCAACATATTGAAGTGACGTATAAAGGTTTCGGTGTGCTCGACGCTCTTCTCGGCGAACTCGTCGCCACCGAACTGGTGCTTTCGTGA
- the rdgB gene encoding RdgB/HAM1 family non-canonical purine NTP pyrophosphatase — protein MTRKLGGGSLVIATHNAGKLKEIAALLEPYGMRCLSAGSLGLPEPDETGKTFAENALIKARAAAEASGLAALADDSGLSVDALGGRPGVYTADWAERQWFEGDPGRDWYMAMGKVEGLLSEKGPDVDRNAAFHCVLAVAWPDGEYAVYEGKCPGTLTWPPRGTLGFGYDPVFVPEGRDMTFAEIDPAEKHAISHRADAFAKLVTDQFNS, from the coding sequence GTGACCCGCAAGCTCGGCGGCGGTTCGCTCGTCATTGCCACGCACAACGCGGGCAAGCTGAAGGAAATCGCAGCGCTTCTCGAACCTTACGGGATGCGCTGCCTTTCCGCAGGCTCGCTCGGGCTGCCCGAGCCGGACGAGACCGGGAAGACCTTCGCCGAGAACGCGCTGATCAAGGCGCGCGCCGCTGCCGAGGCATCGGGCCTCGCAGCACTGGCCGACGACAGCGGCCTGTCCGTCGATGCGCTTGGCGGCAGGCCCGGCGTCTACACCGCCGACTGGGCCGAACGGCAATGGTTCGAAGGCGATCCGGGCCGCGACTGGTATATGGCGATGGGCAAGGTCGAAGGGCTGCTGTCCGAAAAAGGGCCGGACGTCGATCGCAATGCGGCATTCCACTGCGTCCTCGCCGTCGCATGGCCGGATGGGGAGTATGCCGTTTACGAGGGCAAGTGCCCGGGCACGCTGACCTGGCCGCCGCGTGGGACGCTCGGCTTCGGCTACGATCCGGTGTTCGTTCCCGAGGGCCGAGACATGACCTTCGCAGAGATCGATCCGGCGGAAAAACACGCCATCAGCCACCGCGCCGACGCATTTGCGAAGCTGGTCACGGACCAGTTCAACAGCTGA
- a CDS encoding YraN family protein, with protein sequence MKRQIAEKSGRNAELRAAAWLRLKGWSILASRVKTPVGEIDLIAKRGGLVAFVEVKWRRAKSDLDTAIDERRLGRVAAAVECVAHEYATRGEDIRIDVILLAPGSLPRHIANAWQP encoded by the coding sequence GTGAAGCGACAGATTGCCGAGAAAAGCGGCCGCAATGCCGAACTGCGTGCGGCGGCGTGGCTCCGGCTCAAGGGCTGGTCGATCCTGGCAAGCAGGGTCAAAACACCGGTCGGGGAAATAGACCTGATCGCGAAACGCGGAGGGCTCGTCGCTTTCGTGGAAGTGAAATGGCGCCGCGCCAAGAGCGACCTCGATACGGCGATCGACGAACGCCGTCTCGGCCGGGTCGCGGCAGCGGTGGAATGCGTTGCGCATGAGTATGCGACGCGCGGGGAAGATATCCGTATCGACGTCATCCTCCTTGCGCCGGGAAGCCTGCCGCGCCACATCGCCAATGCGTGGCAACCATAG